Within the Aspergillus luchuensis IFO 4308 DNA, chromosome 5, nearly complete sequence genome, the region tgctggtgctgctgacGCTgtggtgatgctgttgctgttgttgctgtgcaGGTCGAGAAGGACTGGCAAGCGGAGTGCAGTGGCTCGTGACTGGGACAGGAAGGTGACCTACTCCTCCATGGCCTGCGTGGAGGTGGGGAACTGTTGAGCGTCGGGGTGGAGGGACAGCCGGAGGTGGGTTGGAGGCTGAACGGCGTGAGTGACTGGGGACGGGGGGTGGGACGATGCCGGTGGAATATGAGCGCTCGCTGgcgctgttggtggtgacgaGAGTTGCGGGTGGAATGATTGGGCTTGTGTGTTGAGATTCGGCGTCTTCGGGGATCTTGTCAGTTTGTCCGTGCTCGTCGTCGCGCCGGCCGCGCCAACGTCTTGCTCTCGGAGGCAGAGGTTTGACTTTGGGCTTGCCCAGCAGCTTTGATGGACTCGTTGGGCTATCGATGGCAGCACGGGTATCGTTGCGGCTGGGTGTTATGATGCCAGGCTTCACATGCTGGGATGCTACTTCCTGGACGCTGAggctggaagatgatgcatgCTCAAGGTGCATGCCGATTCGTTGCGCTTGGTTGAGCCTGTGATGCGCAGCCGTGCTTGACGCATTGGAGTCTGGACCGTCCAATCTGGTGGGCGACATGTTCTCAGGAGAGCTGTCGACCGTGCTCGTGGGTGAAAGAGTCCGAGAGGTTTCCAATGGTTCTCCGAATTCAGCATCGGGAGGGACACTATCCGTGGGCGTGGTATTTTCATCGTGAACTGGCTTTTCTGGTTCGGGGTCTCGTAGCCATTCAACAGCTGCGCATCGAAGAACCAGCCTTCGTGTTGTCTCATCCACGTCGTCGAAGTGCATTATCTTCTCCCGGTCAGGCCCACTCTCGGAGAGCTGACCGTGAACAAGCAGTCTGAGCACCCGCTTGAGCTCCTCCCGCTTATAGAAGGGTGGATACTTCAGCTGTGTATGTGCCAGTAGTGGGTAGAGAACACGCAAATATGTGTGTCGGAGAGCGGACGCCTCTTCGGGCAGGTCCAGAAGGTTTCGAATGAGGATGTCGACCAGCACGTGAAGATCATTGGTGAAAAAGTATTCGTAGGTGGTCGGGGTAGTGAAGATGAGATATAAGAGCTTGAGCGTCAGAAGTTGTAACGATGTCTCGGCTGCAAGAGTTAGGAACCTTCCACCCATTGCGCTTGGGACGACTAACCTTCACGATTAATCAGAAGGATAATATTCTCCCCAAAAGTTTTGTACAGATTGCCGTGCATCGCCAAGATCTTGATAATCTTGTTCGTCAAGCCATTGGACGTATTCTCATCGACCGGATCATGCGCAGAAATCATGAACTGCTCGTTCAAAACCAGCTGAGCATAATCGTTAGCAAAACCCCAGTGCATCCCAAGCAAAGCATAACCACTCACCAGCACCCGAATAACGGGATAATGATAAGGATCATTAACATCGTACGACAGACTCTCAATGATATCAAAGAGGCCCTTGACGAATTCATCATCCACGAGAACTGTACCACCCTTCAGTCAACAAACAACCCAGTCCACAACAATATTacccaagaagaaaagaggaaacgCACCCAAATCCTCAATCTTGACCCTCTGAATCCTCGACATCTCATACATCAAATCCATCAGCAATCGATGCAACCCCGCAGggacctcctcttcctccttccgaTTCCGCGCCTGCAGCAGCTCCAACAACCTCGGGAACAGGCCCTCCTCATTCATCATCCGAAACGCCACGTCATGCTGTCGACCGTCGAAGAGCAAGAACGATACGATGAGGTGAAGAGTCGCGGGGTCATCATCCTAACACCACCAAATCAGCATCAGTTAAACCAGatccccaccatccacaagGTAAGTAAGAGAAAGGAATCCGAACCTGCAACAACCCATAAACCATCTGCCTCCGCACATAATCCGTATGAGCGACAAAGATATTCGACGCAAGCAATTTATACGAGCACCTCGTAACATCTAATTCGGATTGAAGGTATTCATCTAAAAAAccataccaccacccagcTGTCAGCCCTTCCCCCATACAACCGCATCCCACAGTTTCATGTCATCTCATTTCATACCTTTATATTTCGTCGCCAGACCCAAATAAGACCTCAGCGCATTATCGATATGATCTTCCGAGGAGCAAGGGGAGGAAACAATCTCTTGTATCTCGTCCCAGAATTGCTGCTCGTTCTCGAGGGAGACCTCAAAGTCCATTTCCCGGTGCTACTGCTGGTGTGGTGCTAGTGTTGCTGCAGGTGCTGCGGGTTgatcgtcctcgtcgtcggcgggAATGTCGTCGTGTGGTTGTTTCCCGGCACTCATCCCGCCCGCCTTGCGCTTGGAGCTGGGTTGCgaggaggggtggtggtgcacTGCTCCGCGAGGGTGGGGGAAAGGTAGAGGGAAGTGGTGTGTTGTGTATGATGTGTATGTGGTGTGGTAGGTTAGGTTAGGTAGtatggagaggatggtggatggaagTGGCCAAGTCAActcgggcggcggcgggggatTGGCGGGCGATCCACTGGTATTTTTCTGGTCGGGGAAACAGGAGTGagaactacggagtactaagGCGGCCGTACGTCATTCATCAGCACTAAATAGTTAGCTGACTAGCTAATTTTCTTAACTAGATATTGTCTTGAGTCTTATTGCTTGGTATGACAACATTACATGTAGATTTACAACATTGAGTTCTGAATGTATGTGGAAACAATGAATGTGTCAATATAGAAACCAAAGTTGTTTCTCCGGTCCCCATGATTAATTGTTTACAGCCACTAGTAAAGTACGTAGTctatacaacaacaacatcctcccAGCGCCAGTCGCCGGGTTCATTACAGATCGCCTGATATCAGCCTCTTATTCCCAAGCCAGCTAGAGAAATAACGAAAGCATCACGCAAGAGAGAAAAATCGGGGGAAGACGAGGTGATAAATAAAGGGTGACGATTAAAGAAGAGGGTCAATCAACTCATGTGCTCGGGGACGTGGTATCTGTACTTTTCCAAACAAACGCAATAACAAAAACAGCAATATCGACGTAGACTGCACATGCACATGCATACAAAGCCATAGAGAGCATTAGGGTTACTGCGGGCGCTTGAATGGGTGCGCTTCGGTGTTTCTGCGGTCAAGGGTCAGTCTCCAGTGCGCAGTTCTCGTCAAGGCCAGCTTTCACTTACAGCACATATTCGTCCAGACTCACCACGTTCGGGTCGCTGAACAACAGGTAGAAGTACTTGAGCGTCTCCGCCAGCCAGAAGGACTGCATCTCGTCCGTCGGCTTCGGAGTCTGGACCGTCACGTCTTCAATGGCCGAATTGGCCAGCTCCGTCCGCGTGTACTTGGACACCGCCTCGAACATCTCCCAGCCCTTCTCGCGCCAGTACTCGTCGCCCGTGAGGCGGTACATGATGAACACCGACTCGATCGCCTCGGGCCGCAAGAGATACTTGCGATCCACCAGACGAGTCACACCAGGTGGCAGCCGCTCGTTCCGAATCCGGGCCGCGACAAATTCCTCGTGCGAGggggccttctcctcctcggcttcgTCAACGGTCTCCACcggttcctcctccttcttcttgatgtcgTCGGGAGGCGTTGCAATGACGTGCCAGTTGCCGCGCTCCCGCTTGGCGTGGGACTTCTTGATCGAGTTGATAGCCTCGGGCTCAGGATCCACGTATTCGTTGGCCTTGGCTTtcgccttttctttctccttctcttctttgcgTGCCGCCGCCCGAGCCAATCGCTCCTGCATGTTCGGGTCCAGCGCCTTGTAGTAGGTTTCCTCGTTCCATTCGCACTTCTCGCCGTTCTTGCACGGAATCAAGGAGAAGTGCTCGGGCATGATCCCGGTCTTGGTGGACTCGTACGCCCACACGCAGCCATCCGTCAACTTGGACGCCAAATCCATGTCGCCTTCGATGCCAAACAATTTGGCACCAATACCAACCATGCCACCCACGAAGCAGGAAAGATGATCGCCGTCATAGGTTACCTTCGTACGACCAGGCTGCTTGGGCACCGTCATGGTGCTCAAGAATCGAACATCGCGACCGCCCTTGATCATGggctggaagaggagccgtTCTTTGGTTGCCTTGATGGCCTTTTCGTACATGGTGCGGTACTGATCGTTGAGCCCACCCAGCAGCATATACTCCTTGGGCAGATACTCATAGGTCGAGTCAGCAAGAGCGCCCAATCCGTACTTCTCACTTTCCGAGGCGGGGCTGGTCAAGCCTTCATGGCACTGCGCGTCGGGGGTCTGCTTGTCGAAGGAAGCGCGGTACTCGCTCTCTGAGCTAGGGTAGTTTTGTTGACGCGAGACTCCACCGTACTCAGCGGGTTGGGCATCGTCGTGCAGCGATCTTGCATCATGAGGCACCAAAAACTCGGTGTAGCTCTGGGCGTCCGTTGGAGCAGGCCTAGTGGTGTAAGGCCTCGTGGGAGCAGTACTGGTGGCTGATTCTACTGCCACTTTTCCGCGAGGAACCTCATGATCGATGTGAGTGGGGGTCTTCTTGCAACCCGACGCGTCGATCTTCATTGGCCACAAGCCAGGAAGCTGCGTGTTGTCCTGATAAGCCTCGAGCGCATTTGTAATGCGCGCAATAGCGTCGTAGTATTTATTTTCCTTGGTCAGCTGTGCCAGGCGGGTGAATTCCACAGAAAGAGAGCCGAGTTCAGCCAACACAGCCTTCTTGTCTGCGCGATGCGGTTGCACTGTGTAAAGCCTGCATAACAAGCACGTCAGCTATACATAATCCACATATGTAGCACCCAAAACCAAGAACTTACGGGGCCCATTTGTAAAAGAGGGTTGGCATGCGGTTCGGAGTGTCAAAAGCGCCCATTATAATCTCGGCGAGCTCTACGGCCTTCTCCAGAAGCACATCGTACTTGTGTCCGGAGATATCGTATGCACCGAGCAGACCTCCCATATAACGGATGACAGTCTCGAAGACCGGaatgtccttcttcttggaggtggtgaagtcgATGGTCTTGATAAAGTCGACCGCAAGGGAGAACTCCTCCTTCAGGCCCATGAGCCAAAGAGTATCCAAGCCGTCCACAAGAGTAGCTCCCCAACCATTGAACGGATCGCGATATCCACCACGGAGGGGCAGGACCTCA harbors:
- a CDS encoding uncharacterized protein (BUSCO:EOG09264MGU;~COG:T,Z;~EggNog:ENOG410PI83;~InterPro:IPR018556,IPR016024,IPR030125;~PFAM:PF09431) translates to MDFEVSLENEQQFWDEIQEIVSSPCSSEDHIDNALRSYLGLATKYKDEYLQSELDVTRCSYKLLASNIFVAHTDYVRRQMVYGLLQDDDPATLHLIVSFLLFDGRQHDVAFRMMNEEGLFPRLLELLQARNRKEEEEVPAGLHRLLMDLMYEMSRIQRVKIEDLVLVDDEFVKGLFDIIESLSYDVNDPYHYPVIRVLLVLNEQFMISAHDPVDENTSNGLTNKIIKILAMHGNLYKTFGENIILLINREAETSLQLLTLKLLYLIFTTPTTYEYFFTNDLHVLVDILIRNLLDLPEEASALRHTYLRVLYPLLAHTQLKYPPFYKREELKRVLRLLVHGQLSESGPDREKIMHFDDVDETTRRLVLRCAAVEWLRDPEPEKPVHDENTTPTDSVPPDAEFGEPLETSRTLSPTSTVDSSPENMSPTRLDGPDSNASSTAAHHRLNQAQRIGMHLEHASSSSLSVQEVASQHVKPGIITPSRNDTRAAIDSPTSPSKLLGKPKVKPLPPRARRWRGRRDDEHGQTDKIPEDAESQHTSPIIPPATLVTTNSASERSYSTGIVPPPVPSHSRRSASNPPPAVPPPRRSTVPHLHAGHGGVGHLPVPVTSHCTPLASPSRPAQQQQQQHHHSVSSTSTLTTAPSPTPPAATPVTQKHTQKPEPPQTRRRGRTKNGRADLTYKPPPVPELPAEHLQKTQQQHSHTNSEPKTNATVSVEEAVQNVSLE
- a CDS encoding class I alpha-mannosidase 1A (CAZy:GH47;~COG:G;~EggNog:ENOG410PKHB;~InterPro:IPR036026,IPR012341,IPR001382;~PFAM:PF01532;~SECRETED:SignalP(1-27);~go_component: GO:0016020 - membrane [Evidence IEA];~go_function: GO:0004571 - mannosyl-oligosaccharide 1,2-alpha-mannosidase activity [Evidence IEA];~go_function: GO:0005509 - calcium ion binding [Evidence IEA];~go_process: GO:0005975 - carbohydrate metabolic process [Evidence IEA]); protein product: MFRARRYRVLLVFATIFVLAFIHFARSREQAPSAWSAPPPVDRHPASFSPNPPPADETTLKDSAPIGAPPSPPPPPSSPESSDQHSEEAKEPSTETLSDARPSTSAEVSNPSSDATGSGNKNEAESGPAQSQLGSEDKGKLAVEAPESTWPHPHWKKMPEQYPLAPEDLIQLPAGQSKVLPKLQADFKDESSADKMKRLERLSTIRSTFEHAWTGYKTSAMGHDEVLPLRGGYRDPFNGWGATLVDGLDTLWLMGLKEEFSLAVDFIKTIDFTTSKKKDIPVFETVIRYMGGLLGAYDISGHKYDVLLEKAVELAEIIMGAFDTPNRMPTLFYKWAPLYTVQPHRADKKAVLAELGSLSVEFTRLAQLTKENKYYDAIARITNALEAYQDNTQLPGLWPMKIDASGCKKTPTHIDHEVPRGKVAVESATSTAPTRPYTTRPAPTDAQSYTEFLVPHDARSLHDDAQPAEYGGVSRQQNYPSSESEYRASFDKQTPDAQCHEGLTSPASESEKYGLGALADSTYEYLPKEYMLLGGLNDQYRTMYEKAIKATKERLLFQPMIKGGRDVRFLSTMTVPKQPGRTKVTYDGDHLSCFVGGMVGIGAKLFGIEGDMDLASKLTDGCVWAYESTKTGIMPEHFSLIPCKNGEKCEWNEETYYKALDPNMQERLARAAARKEEKEKEKAKAKANEYVDPEPEAINSIKKSHAKRERGNWHVIATPPDDIKKKEEEPVETVDEAEEEKAPSHEEFVAARIRNERLPPGVTRLVDRKYLLRPEAIESVFIMYRLTGDEYWREKGWEMFEAVSKYTRTELANSAIEDVTVQTPKPTDEMQSFWLAETLKYFYLLFSDPNVVSLDEYVLNTEAHPFKRPQ